The Corvus moneduloides isolate bCorMon1 chromosome 25, bCorMon1.pri, whole genome shotgun sequence genome includes a window with the following:
- the PANX3 gene encoding pannexin-3: protein MSLSHTAAEYMLSDALLPDPSSSRAKGLRLELPSDRLLKFVTVGLPLFLVSLAFAREFSAGSQISCFSPTNFTGKQSAYTDTACWDSLIHHGFDVEGRAVTKSLWALKVFPYSLLVVAVLMYLPYLLWRYAAAPALHSDLLFIIDELDKSYNRSVRLVQHMKKVQQASAEPERFWEEYERARRERYFEFPLLERYLSCKQHAHALVFIYILRNLLLLLFLAATCLYLVFLHLNIFFQDEFNCSITTGLLQAEPHIPPLIPCKLVFFSVFQLISLSVGSVYVLLIPVVIYNALQLCQWDKGLLSVYEMLPAFDLLSRRMLTCPLNDLNVILLFLRANISELTSFSRLNAVSALREATANKEDIDTVIDFMTLLAGLETTKPKHQACTPEAEGSTALSNGAALEPKPGVETTGKASRDSLGSA, encoded by the exons ATGTCCCTCTCACACACGGCTGCTGAGTACATGCTCTCTGATGCTCTGCTCCCAGATCCCAGCAGTTCCCGAGCCAAGGGCTTGCGGCTGGAGCTGCCGAGCGATCGCCTGCTGAAGTTTGTCACCGTGGGGCTGCCCCTCTTCCTCGTCTCGCTGGCTTTCGCCCGGGAGTTCTCTGCTG GCTCCCAGATCAGCTGCTTCTCTCCCACCAACTTCACGGGGAAGCAGTCCGCCTACACCGACACGGCTTGCTGGGACTCCCTCATCCACCATGGTTTCGACGTCGAGGGACGTGCCGTCACCAAGTCCCTCTGGGCTCTCAAG GTCTTCCCCTACTCGCTGCTGGTGGTGGCGGTGCTGATGTACCTGCCGTACCTACTGTGGCGTTacgccgctgcccccgccctGCACTCCGACCTCCTCTTCATCATCGACGAGCTGGATAAATCCTACAACCGCTCCGTGCGCCTGGTGCAACACATGAAGAAGGTCCAGCAGGCCAGTGCCGAGCCGGAGCGATTCTGGGAGGAGTACGAGAG GGCCCGCCGGGAGAGGTATTTCGAGTTCCCGTTGCTGGAGCGGTACCTGAGCTGCAAGCAGCACGCCCATGCCCTGGTGTTCATCTACATCCTGCggaacctgctgctgctcctgttcctggcTGCCACCTGCCTCTACCTGGTCTTTCTGCACCTTAACATCTTCTTCCAGGATGAGTTCAACTGCTCCATCACAacagggctgctccaggcagagccaCACATCCCCCCGCTCATCCCTTGCAAGCTGGTCTTCTTCTCCGTGTTCCAGCTCATCAGCCTCTCAGTTGGCAGCGTCTATGTCCTCCTCATCCCCGTTGTCATCTACAatgccctgcagctctgccagtggGACAAGGGGCTGCTCTCCGTCTATGAGATGCTGCCTGCCTTCGACCTGCTCAGTCGCAGGATGCTCACCTGCCCCCTCAACGACCTCAACGtcatccttctcttcctccgTGCCAACATCTCTGAGCTGACCTCCTTCAGCCGCCTCAATGCTGTCAGCGCCCTGAGGGAAGCCACTGCCAACAAGGAGGACATCGATACGGTCATCGACTTCATGAcgctgctggctgggctggagacCACCAAGCCCAAACACCAAGCTTGCACCCCCGAGGCCGAAGGCAGTACAGCCCTCTCCAACGGTGCAGCCCTAG AACCAAAGCCTGGAGTGGAAACGACGGGAAAAGCCTCACGGGACTCGCTTGGATCTGCCTGA
- the PUS3 gene encoding tRNA pseudouridine(38/39) synthase isoform X3, with product MTQHCYLARCPSVTHRRPPRFHRTLRIHQQQVAAMAEESSATDHEQLLRRVQELEVEVKRLQEKLREDNEGAGRREAPPAPGKARKRQQRPFDFSAHSRRHVALRIAYLGWGYQGFASQENTPNTIEEKLFEALKKTRLVDDRQTSNYHRCGRTDKGVSAFGQVISLDLRSSLPEGQQLNGHTGEGQQEELRYTHILNRVLPPDIRVLAWAPVEPEFSARFSCLSRTYRYFFPCAQLDVALMDTAAQRYVGTHDFRNLCKMDVANGVLNFQRTILNARVTWVDRGGEAGPWDPFRLCQFEVTGQAFLYHQVRCMMAVLFLIGQGMESPDVIDELLDVEKNPRKPQYSMAVEFPLVLYDCEFPDLQWLYDPEVQGFNVTHLQQLWASHAVKTHVLRDMLAGLDAAPMATRKGDPGFISQRCRKTWLHMLLRPSLKC from the exons acCCTAAGGATCCACCAGCAACAGGTGGCAGCTATGGCTGAGGAGAGCTCAGCTACTGACCATGAGCAGCTCCTGAGGAgggtgcaggagctggaagtgGAGGTGAAGCGGCTGCAGGAGAAGCTCCGGGAGGACAACGAGGgtgctgggaggagagaggctcctccagcccctgggaAAGCCAGGAAACGCCAACAACGGCCCTTCGATTTCAGCGCCCACAGCCGCAGACACGTGGCACTGCGCATCGCATACCTGGGCTGGGGCTACCAGGGCTTTGCCAGCCAGGAGAACACCCCCAACACCATCGAGGAGAAGCTCTTTGAAGCCCTGAAGAAGACGCGGCTGGTGGACGACAGACAGACATCCAACTACCACCGCTGTGGGCGCACGGACAAGGGTGTCAGTGCCTTCGGGCAG GTGATCTCCCTGGATCTCCGCTCCAGCCTGCCGGAGGGGCAGCAGCTCAACGGCCACACGggtgaggggcagcaggaggagctccGCTACACCCACATCCTGAACAGGGTGCTGCCACCTGACATCCGGGTGCTGGCCTGGGCCCCCGTGGAGCCAGAGTTCAGCGCCCGCTTCAGCTGCCTGAGCCGGACCTACCGGTACTTCTTCCCCTGCGCCCAGCTGGACGTGGCCCTCATGGACACCGCGGCCCAGCGCTACGTGGGCACCCACGACTTCCGCAACCTCTGCAAGATGGACGTGGCCAACGGGGTGCTCAACTTCCAGAGGACGATCCTCAACGCCAGAGTGACATGGGTGGACAGGGGAGGAGAAGCCGGGCCATGGGATCCCTTCCGGCTGTGCCAGTTCGAGGTGACGGGACAGGCATTCCTGTACCACCAAGTCCGCTGCATGATGGCCGTGCTCTTCCTCATTGGCCAGGGCATGGAGAGCCCGGACGTCATTGACGAGCTGCTGGACGTGGAGAAGAACCCCCGGAAACCGCAGTACAG caTGGCGGTTGAGTTCCCCCTGGTCCTGTACGACTGCGAGTTCCCAGACCTGCAGTGGCTCTACGACCCAGAGGTGCAGGGCTTCAACGTGACacacttgcagcagctctgggccagCCACGCTGTCAAAACCCACGTGCTCCGGGACATGTTGGCAGGGCTGGATGCTGCTCCCATGGCCACCAGAAAAG GAGACCCTGGATTTATTTCCCAGAGGTGTAGGAAGACTTGGCTCCACATGCTGCTGCgcccatccctgaagtgttga
- the PUS3 gene encoding tRNA pseudouridine(38/39) synthase isoform X2 produces MAEESSATDHEQLLRRVQELEVEVKRLQEKLREDNEGAGRREAPPAPGKARKRQQRPFDFSAHSRRHVALRIAYLGWGYQGFASQENTPNTIEEKLFEALKKTRLVDDRQTSNYHRCGRTDKGVSAFGQVISLDLRSSLPEGQQLNGHTGEGQQEELRYTHILNRVLPPDIRVLAWAPVEPEFSARFSCLSRTYRYFFPCAQLDVALMDTAAQRYVGTHDFRNLCKMDVANGVLNFQRTILNARVTWVDRGGEAGPWDPFRLCQFEVTGQAFLYHQVRCMMAVLFLIGQGMESPDVIDELLDVEKNPRKPQYSMAVEFPLVLYDCEFPDLQWLYDPEVQGFNVTHLQQLWASHAVKTHVLRDMLAGLDAAPMATRKGPGSSLVPWGELQPPLHSQISGFVEGVQARTYKPLLARPRCEGLEARIEHFVRRGRIDPPQGPGDWAGEPPEGKRGSSGAPEQLPKRICMDTE; encoded by the exons ATGGCTGAGGAGAGCTCAGCTACTGACCATGAGCAGCTCCTGAGGAgggtgcaggagctggaagtgGAGGTGAAGCGGCTGCAGGAGAAGCTCCGGGAGGACAACGAGGgtgctgggaggagagaggctcctccagcccctgggaAAGCCAGGAAACGCCAACAACGGCCCTTCGATTTCAGCGCCCACAGCCGCAGACACGTGGCACTGCGCATCGCATACCTGGGCTGGGGCTACCAGGGCTTTGCCAGCCAGGAGAACACCCCCAACACCATCGAGGAGAAGCTCTTTGAAGCCCTGAAGAAGACGCGGCTGGTGGACGACAGACAGACATCCAACTACCACCGCTGTGGGCGCACGGACAAGGGTGTCAGTGCCTTCGGGCAG GTGATCTCCCTGGATCTCCGCTCCAGCCTGCCGGAGGGGCAGCAGCTCAACGGCCACACGggtgaggggcagcaggaggagctccGCTACACCCACATCCTGAACAGGGTGCTGCCACCTGACATCCGGGTGCTGGCCTGGGCCCCCGTGGAGCCAGAGTTCAGCGCCCGCTTCAGCTGCCTGAGCCGGACCTACCGGTACTTCTTCCCCTGCGCCCAGCTGGACGTGGCCCTCATGGACACCGCGGCCCAGCGCTACGTGGGCACCCACGACTTCCGCAACCTCTGCAAGATGGACGTGGCCAACGGGGTGCTCAACTTCCAGAGGACGATCCTCAACGCCAGAGTGACATGGGTGGACAGGGGAGGAGAAGCCGGGCCATGGGATCCCTTCCGGCTGTGCCAGTTCGAGGTGACGGGACAGGCATTCCTGTACCACCAAGTCCGCTGCATGATGGCCGTGCTCTTCCTCATTGGCCAGGGCATGGAGAGCCCGGACGTCATTGACGAGCTGCTGGACGTGGAGAAGAACCCCCGGAAACCGCAGTACAG caTGGCGGTTGAGTTCCCCCTGGTCCTGTACGACTGCGAGTTCCCAGACCTGCAGTGGCTCTACGACCCAGAGGTGCAGGGCTTCAACGTGACacacttgcagcagctctgggccagCCACGCTGTCAAAACCCACGTGCTCCGGGACATGTTGGCAGGGCTGGATGCTGCTCCCATGGCCACCAGAAAAG GTCCAGGGAGCAGCCTGGTACCCTGGGGAGAACTGCAGCCCCCACTCCACAGCCAGATCAGCGGCTTCGTGGAAGGGGTCCAAGCCCGCACCTACAAGCCCCTGCTGGCCCGGCCCAGATGCGAGGGGCTGGAGGCCCGGATCGAGCACTTCGTGCGGAGGGGCCGCATCGACCCGCCCCAGGGGCCGGGGGATTGGGCCGGGGAGCCCCCCGAGGGCAAGCGGGGCAGCAGCGGAGCCCCCGAGCAGCTGCCCAAGAGGATCTGTATGGACACCGAGTGA
- the SIAE gene encoding sialate O-acetylesterase isoform X2 encodes MAAWALLALLALAPAAAGPSGTWTTVLDPVDQGGPYALTAEQGLENVTLRDIYFGDVWLCSGQSNMAMTVLQVANASQELAMASRYSYVRIFAAAPARSDVELEDLERIDLPWSIPTAENLGHGNFTYFSAVCWLLGRSLYEALGSPIGLVEVAWGGTPIEAWSSRRVLQACGLPEDTGSTSPHQHLSGPQTPSVLWNAMIHPLLNMTLRGVAWYQGEDNTLLHTDQYNCTFPALIADWRRAFHAGSAGQTEQLLPFGFVQLSTYRRRSADDSFARLRWHQTADLGVVPNARMPSTFMAVAMDLGDEHSPYGSIHPRDKQNVAHRLLLGARAVAYGDKDLVFQGPYPTRAILEVTRGLLNVTYSQELICRQRDAQAFEVCCSSQASPCQWLPAPVVAVGSRTVTLALSGCRTLVLGLRYAWAEWPCEYQACPLYNPQGLPAPPFLLDTLPAGNAAGGRELLLLPASRFPLN; translated from the exons ATGGCGGCGTGGGCCCTGCTGGcgctgctggctctggctccGGCGGCGGCAG gACCTTCTGGGACATGGACAACTGTCCTGGACCCAGTGGATCAGGGTGGTCCCTATGCACTgacagctgagcagggcttggagAACGTGACCCTGCGGGACATCTACTTTGGAGATGTGTGGCTTTGCAGCGGGCAGAGCAACATGGCAATGACGGTCCTGCAG GTGGCCAATGCCAGCCAGGAGCTCGCCATGGCATCTCGTTATTCCTACGTCCGTATCTTTGCTGCGGCGCCTGCCCGCTCCGACGTTGAGCTGGAGGACCTGGAGCGGATCGACCTGCCCTGGTCCATTCCAACGGCTG AAAACCTGGGCCACGGGAATTTCACCTACTTCTCGGCCGTGTGCTGGCTGTTGGGGCGCTCCCTGTATGAGGCTCTGGGTTCCCCCATCGGGCTGGTGGAGGTGGCCTGGGGGGGGACCCCCATCGAGGCCTGGTCCTCCCGCCGGGTTCTGCAGGCGTGTGGGCTGCCGGAGGACACGGGGAG CACCTCCCCACATCAGCATCTCTCTGGCCCACAAACGCCCTCCGTGCTCTGGAACGCCATGATCCACCCGCTGCTCAACATGACCCTGCGGGGTGTTGCTTGGTACCAGG GTGAGGACAACACCCTCCTGCACACAGACCAGTACAACTGCACCTTCCCTGCACTCATCGCTGACTGGCGCCGGGCGTTCCACGCTGGATCAGCCGGACAGACGGAGCAGCTTCTGCCCTTTGGCTTTGTGCAG CTGTCCACCTACCGCCGTCGGAGTGCGGACGACAGCTTTGCCCGGCTCCGCTGGCACCAGACAGCCGACCTGGGGGTTGTTCCCAATGCCAGGATGCCCAGCACTTTCATGGCCGTTGCCATGGATCTGGGCGATGAGCACTCTCCCTATGGCAG TATCCACCCCCGGGACAAGCAGAATGTGGCGCACCGGCTGCTGCtgggtgccagggctgtggcGTACGGGGACAAGGACCTCGTGTTCCAGGGACCGTATCCCACCCGGGCTATCCTGGAGGTGACCAGGGGGCTGCTGAACGTCACCTACAGCCAGGAGCTCATCTGCCGTCAGAGGGATGCACAGGCATTTGAG gtgtgctgctccagccaggcaTCCCCGTGCCAGTGGCTGCCGGCACCGGTGGTGGCCGTGGGGTCCCGCACGGTGACGCTGGCCCTGAGTGGCTGCAGGACGCTGGTGCTGGGCCTGCGCTATGCCTGGGCCGAGTGGCCCTGTGAGTACCAGGCCTGCCCCCTCTACAAcccccaggggctgcctgcacCCCCCTTCCTGCTGGAcaccctccctgcagggaatgctgccggagggagggagctgctgctcctccccgCCTCCAGGTTCCCCCTAAATTAG
- the PUS3 gene encoding tRNA pseudouridine(38/39) synthase isoform X1 yields MTQHCYLARCPSVTHRRPPRFHRTLRIHQQQVAAMAEESSATDHEQLLRRVQELEVEVKRLQEKLREDNEGAGRREAPPAPGKARKRQQRPFDFSAHSRRHVALRIAYLGWGYQGFASQENTPNTIEEKLFEALKKTRLVDDRQTSNYHRCGRTDKGVSAFGQVISLDLRSSLPEGQQLNGHTGEGQQEELRYTHILNRVLPPDIRVLAWAPVEPEFSARFSCLSRTYRYFFPCAQLDVALMDTAAQRYVGTHDFRNLCKMDVANGVLNFQRTILNARVTWVDRGGEAGPWDPFRLCQFEVTGQAFLYHQVRCMMAVLFLIGQGMESPDVIDELLDVEKNPRKPQYRSREQPGTLGRTAAPTPQPDQRLRGRGPSPHLQAPAGPAQMRGAGGPDRALRAEGPHRPAPGAGGLGRGAPRGQAGQQRSPRAAAQEDLYGHRVTGHLGMGAADASPFFCITVIEKKKAFFGCYFL; encoded by the exons acCCTAAGGATCCACCAGCAACAGGTGGCAGCTATGGCTGAGGAGAGCTCAGCTACTGACCATGAGCAGCTCCTGAGGAgggtgcaggagctggaagtgGAGGTGAAGCGGCTGCAGGAGAAGCTCCGGGAGGACAACGAGGgtgctgggaggagagaggctcctccagcccctgggaAAGCCAGGAAACGCCAACAACGGCCCTTCGATTTCAGCGCCCACAGCCGCAGACACGTGGCACTGCGCATCGCATACCTGGGCTGGGGCTACCAGGGCTTTGCCAGCCAGGAGAACACCCCCAACACCATCGAGGAGAAGCTCTTTGAAGCCCTGAAGAAGACGCGGCTGGTGGACGACAGACAGACATCCAACTACCACCGCTGTGGGCGCACGGACAAGGGTGTCAGTGCCTTCGGGCAG GTGATCTCCCTGGATCTCCGCTCCAGCCTGCCGGAGGGGCAGCAGCTCAACGGCCACACGggtgaggggcagcaggaggagctccGCTACACCCACATCCTGAACAGGGTGCTGCCACCTGACATCCGGGTGCTGGCCTGGGCCCCCGTGGAGCCAGAGTTCAGCGCCCGCTTCAGCTGCCTGAGCCGGACCTACCGGTACTTCTTCCCCTGCGCCCAGCTGGACGTGGCCCTCATGGACACCGCGGCCCAGCGCTACGTGGGCACCCACGACTTCCGCAACCTCTGCAAGATGGACGTGGCCAACGGGGTGCTCAACTTCCAGAGGACGATCCTCAACGCCAGAGTGACATGGGTGGACAGGGGAGGAGAAGCCGGGCCATGGGATCCCTTCCGGCTGTGCCAGTTCGAGGTGACGGGACAGGCATTCCTGTACCACCAAGTCCGCTGCATGATGGCCGTGCTCTTCCTCATTGGCCAGGGCATGGAGAGCCCGGACGTCATTGACGAGCTGCTGGACGTGGAGAAGAACCCCCGGAAACCGCAGTACAG GTCCAGGGAGCAGCCTGGTACCCTGGGGAGAACTGCAGCCCCCACTCCACAGCCAGATCAGCGGCTTCGTGGAAGGGGTCCAAGCCCGCACCTACAAGCCCCTGCTGGCCCGGCCCAGATGCGAGGGGCTGGAGGCCCGGATCGAGCACTTCGTGCGGAGGGGCCGCATCGACCCGCCCCAGGGGCCGGGGGATTGGGCCGGGGAGCCCCCCGAGGGCAAGCGGGGCAGCAGCGGAGCCCCCGAGCAGCTGCCCAAGAGGATCTGTATGGACACCGAGTGACGGGGCACCTCGGCATGGGGGCAGCTGACGCTTCACCCTTTTTTTGTATTACtgttattgaaaaaaaaaaagctttttttgggTGCTATTTTTTATAA
- the RPUSD4 gene encoding mitochondrial RNA pseudouridine synthase RPUSD4 translates to MAAAGGATRRCWRSGAGLARAVRGVCGSGRVTAALRAEELAERLRRSEEQQREIPKDPTQRWLRELAALSQQLQQVHPNVLAKILKQRTLYQNEEIVVIDKPYGLPVHGGPGIKNCIADVLPILAKMLENMKADPLHLCHRLDKETTGVMVLARSKEAAEKIRLLFKTRQVEKIYWAIVLGGPDPVEGTVEIPIVEKEVQSHQSHYKMTLAPNYRLRLEDGKVMKIRKNRNAESAVTRYRRLASASACSLLELQPITGVKHQIRVHLAYGLGCPILGDHKYSHWSKLAPQKLPELTLRRLKLEQSKARHLPLHLHAHRLHLPLGQPLDFVCKPPLFFQKTLRKLELDIPKD, encoded by the exons ATGGCGGCGGCCGGTGGCGCGACGAGGCGCTGTtggcggagcggcgcggggctGGCCCGGGCGGTGCGTGGTGTCTGCGGGAGCGGGCGGGTGACGGCGGCTCTGCGGGCGGAGGAGCTGGCGGAGCGGCTGCGGAGGAGCGAGGAGCAACAGCGAGAG ATCCCCAAGGACCCGACGCAGCGATGGCTCCGGGAACTCGCTGcactgagccagcagctgcagcaggttcACCCCAATGTCCTGGCCAAGATCCTTAAGCAGAGAACTCTCTACCAGAATGAGGAGATTGTGGTGATAGACAAACCCTACGGGCTGCCTGTGCATG GTGGCCCCGGAATCAAGAACTGCATTGCTGATGTGCTGCCCATTTTGGCCAAGATGCTGGAGAACATGAAAGCTGACCCCCTCCACCTCTGCCACCGCTTGGACAAGGAGACCACGGGTGTGATGGTGCTGGCACGGAGCAAGGAGGCAGCGGAGAAGATCCGTCTGCTCTTCAAAACCCGTCAGGTGGAGAAGATCTACTG GGCAATTGTCCTGGGGGGCCCGGACCCTGTTGAGGGCACTGTGGAGATCCCCATCGTGGAAAAGGAGGTGCAGAGCCACCAGTCCCACTACAAG ATGACGCTGGCTCCCAACTACCGCCTGCGTCTGGAGGATGGGAAGGTGATGAAAATCCGCAAGAACCGGAATGCCGAGAGCGCGGTGACTCGGTACCGCCGGCTGGCCAGCGCCTCTGCCTGCTcgctgctggagctccagcccATCACCG GGGTGAAGCACCAGATCCGGGTTCACCTGGCCTATGGCTTGGGATGTCCCATCCTGGGGGATCACAAATACTCACACTGGAGCAAACTGGCACCCCAG AAGCTTCCTGAGCTCACCCTGAGGAGGCtgaagctggagcagagcaaggCTCGGCACCTGCCCCTGCACCTGCACGCCCACCGGCTCCACCTGCCCCTGGGCCAGCCCTTAGACTTTGTCTGCAAGCCGCCCCTCTTCTTCCAAAAAACCCTGAGGAAACTAGAGCTGGACATCCCTAAGGACTGA
- the PUS3 gene encoding tRNA pseudouridine(38/39) synthase isoform X4, which translates to MTQHCYLARCPSVTHRRPPRFHRTLRIHQQQVAAMAEESSATDHEQLLRRVQELEVEVKRLQEKLREDNEGAGRREAPPAPGKARKRQQRPFDFSAHSRRHVALRIAYLGWGYQGFASQENTPNTIEEKLFEALKKTRLVDDRQTSNYHRCGRTDKGVSAFGQVISLDLRSSLPEGQQLNGHTGEGQQEELRYTHILNRVLPPDIRVLAWAPVEPEFSARFSCLSRTYRYFFPCAQLDVALMDTAAQRYVGTHDFRNLCKMDVANGVLNFQRTILNARVTWVDRGGEAGPWDPFRLCQFEVTGQAFLYHQVRCMMAVLFLIGQGMESPDVIDELLDVEKNPRKPQYSMAVEFPLVLYDCEFPDLQWLYDPEVQGFNVTHLQQLWASHAVKTHVLRDMLAGLDAAPMATRKGPGSSLVPWGELQPPLHSQISGFVEGVQARTYKPLLARPRCEGLEARIEHFVRRGRIDPPQGPGDWAGEPPEGKRGSSGAPEQLPKRICMDTE; encoded by the exons acCCTAAGGATCCACCAGCAACAGGTGGCAGCTATGGCTGAGGAGAGCTCAGCTACTGACCATGAGCAGCTCCTGAGGAgggtgcaggagctggaagtgGAGGTGAAGCGGCTGCAGGAGAAGCTCCGGGAGGACAACGAGGgtgctgggaggagagaggctcctccagcccctgggaAAGCCAGGAAACGCCAACAACGGCCCTTCGATTTCAGCGCCCACAGCCGCAGACACGTGGCACTGCGCATCGCATACCTGGGCTGGGGCTACCAGGGCTTTGCCAGCCAGGAGAACACCCCCAACACCATCGAGGAGAAGCTCTTTGAAGCCCTGAAGAAGACGCGGCTGGTGGACGACAGACAGACATCCAACTACCACCGCTGTGGGCGCACGGACAAGGGTGTCAGTGCCTTCGGGCAG GTGATCTCCCTGGATCTCCGCTCCAGCCTGCCGGAGGGGCAGCAGCTCAACGGCCACACGggtgaggggcagcaggaggagctccGCTACACCCACATCCTGAACAGGGTGCTGCCACCTGACATCCGGGTGCTGGCCTGGGCCCCCGTGGAGCCAGAGTTCAGCGCCCGCTTCAGCTGCCTGAGCCGGACCTACCGGTACTTCTTCCCCTGCGCCCAGCTGGACGTGGCCCTCATGGACACCGCGGCCCAGCGCTACGTGGGCACCCACGACTTCCGCAACCTCTGCAAGATGGACGTGGCCAACGGGGTGCTCAACTTCCAGAGGACGATCCTCAACGCCAGAGTGACATGGGTGGACAGGGGAGGAGAAGCCGGGCCATGGGATCCCTTCCGGCTGTGCCAGTTCGAGGTGACGGGACAGGCATTCCTGTACCACCAAGTCCGCTGCATGATGGCCGTGCTCTTCCTCATTGGCCAGGGCATGGAGAGCCCGGACGTCATTGACGAGCTGCTGGACGTGGAGAAGAACCCCCGGAAACCGCAGTACAG caTGGCGGTTGAGTTCCCCCTGGTCCTGTACGACTGCGAGTTCCCAGACCTGCAGTGGCTCTACGACCCAGAGGTGCAGGGCTTCAACGTGACacacttgcagcagctctgggccagCCACGCTGTCAAAACCCACGTGCTCCGGGACATGTTGGCAGGGCTGGATGCTGCTCCCATGGCCACCAGAAAAG GTCCAGGGAGCAGCCTGGTACCCTGGGGAGAACTGCAGCCCCCACTCCACAGCCAGATCAGCGGCTTCGTGGAAGGGGTCCAAGCCCGCACCTACAAGCCCCTGCTGGCCCGGCCCAGATGCGAGGGGCTGGAGGCCCGGATCGAGCACTTCGTGCGGAGGGGCCGCATCGACCCGCCCCAGGGGCCGGGGGATTGGGCCGGGGAGCCCCCCGAGGGCAAGCGGGGCAGCAGCGGAGCCCCCGAGCAGCTGCCCAAGAGGATCTGTATGGACACCGAGTGA
- the SIAE gene encoding sialate O-acetylesterase isoform X1: MAAWALLALLALAPAAAGGRLGFASYYGDHMVLQKKPSGAVVWGHGELGAVVTVILSGAGGLIIMEKTAQVKGPSGTWTTVLDPVDQGGPYALTAEQGLENVTLRDIYFGDVWLCSGQSNMAMTVLQVANASQELAMASRYSYVRIFAAAPARSDVELEDLERIDLPWSIPTAENLGHGNFTYFSAVCWLLGRSLYEALGSPIGLVEVAWGGTPIEAWSSRRVLQACGLPEDTGSTSPHQHLSGPQTPSVLWNAMIHPLLNMTLRGVAWYQGEDNTLLHTDQYNCTFPALIADWRRAFHAGSAGQTEQLLPFGFVQLSTYRRRSADDSFARLRWHQTADLGVVPNARMPSTFMAVAMDLGDEHSPYGSIHPRDKQNVAHRLLLGARAVAYGDKDLVFQGPYPTRAILEVTRGLLNVTYSQELICRQRDAQAFEVCCSSQASPCQWLPAPVVAVGSRTVTLALSGCRTLVLGLRYAWAEWPCEYQACPLYNPQGLPAPPFLLDTLPAGNAAGGRELLLLPASRFPLN, translated from the exons ATGGCGGCGTGGGCCCTGCTGGcgctgctggctctggctccGGCGGCGGCAG GGGGAAGGCTCGGCTTTGCCTCCTACTATGGTGACCACATGGTGCTGCAGAAGAAGCCGTCAGGGGCTGTGGTGTGGGGCCACGGGGAGCTGGGGGCCGTGGTCACCGTGATTCTCTCAGGGGCCGGTGGCCTCATCATCATGGAGAAAACAGCACAGGTTAAAG gACCTTCTGGGACATGGACAACTGTCCTGGACCCAGTGGATCAGGGTGGTCCCTATGCACTgacagctgagcagggcttggagAACGTGACCCTGCGGGACATCTACTTTGGAGATGTGTGGCTTTGCAGCGGGCAGAGCAACATGGCAATGACGGTCCTGCAG GTGGCCAATGCCAGCCAGGAGCTCGCCATGGCATCTCGTTATTCCTACGTCCGTATCTTTGCTGCGGCGCCTGCCCGCTCCGACGTTGAGCTGGAGGACCTGGAGCGGATCGACCTGCCCTGGTCCATTCCAACGGCTG AAAACCTGGGCCACGGGAATTTCACCTACTTCTCGGCCGTGTGCTGGCTGTTGGGGCGCTCCCTGTATGAGGCTCTGGGTTCCCCCATCGGGCTGGTGGAGGTGGCCTGGGGGGGGACCCCCATCGAGGCCTGGTCCTCCCGCCGGGTTCTGCAGGCGTGTGGGCTGCCGGAGGACACGGGGAG CACCTCCCCACATCAGCATCTCTCTGGCCCACAAACGCCCTCCGTGCTCTGGAACGCCATGATCCACCCGCTGCTCAACATGACCCTGCGGGGTGTTGCTTGGTACCAGG GTGAGGACAACACCCTCCTGCACACAGACCAGTACAACTGCACCTTCCCTGCACTCATCGCTGACTGGCGCCGGGCGTTCCACGCTGGATCAGCCGGACAGACGGAGCAGCTTCTGCCCTTTGGCTTTGTGCAG CTGTCCACCTACCGCCGTCGGAGTGCGGACGACAGCTTTGCCCGGCTCCGCTGGCACCAGACAGCCGACCTGGGGGTTGTTCCCAATGCCAGGATGCCCAGCACTTTCATGGCCGTTGCCATGGATCTGGGCGATGAGCACTCTCCCTATGGCAG TATCCACCCCCGGGACAAGCAGAATGTGGCGCACCGGCTGCTGCtgggtgccagggctgtggcGTACGGGGACAAGGACCTCGTGTTCCAGGGACCGTATCCCACCCGGGCTATCCTGGAGGTGACCAGGGGGCTGCTGAACGTCACCTACAGCCAGGAGCTCATCTGCCGTCAGAGGGATGCACAGGCATTTGAG gtgtgctgctccagccaggcaTCCCCGTGCCAGTGGCTGCCGGCACCGGTGGTGGCCGTGGGGTCCCGCACGGTGACGCTGGCCCTGAGTGGCTGCAGGACGCTGGTGCTGGGCCTGCGCTATGCCTGGGCCGAGTGGCCCTGTGAGTACCAGGCCTGCCCCCTCTACAAcccccaggggctgcctgcacCCCCCTTCCTGCTGGAcaccctccctgcagggaatgctgccggagggagggagctgctgctcctccccgCCTCCAGGTTCCCCCTAAATTAG